From one Aminivibrio sp. genomic stretch:
- a CDS encoding S26 family signal peptidase has protein sequence MAAAAKPWWRETIETVLWALVLAIVLRTFVVQAFWIPSGSMIPTLEV, from the coding sequence ATGGCGGCAGCGGCAAAACCATGGTGGAGGGAGACGATCGAGACGGTGCTGTGGGCACTCGTCCTCGCTATCGTGCTCCGTACGTTTGTTGTTCAGGCGTTCTGGATCCCCAGCGGGTCCATGATTCCCACCCTCGAGGT
- a CDS encoding 2-oxoacid:acceptor oxidoreductase family protein: MQYVIVGIGGQGILFASKVLGKVALERGESVIGSEVHGMAQRGGSVISHFKVGNYRSPLVMAGEADILLAFDQNEAVRNLHFLKKKGSLVVNVHDRGALENASLAGMIRDREISVHSLEGYALLKEHMGGNFLFLNVLLMGAMCGAGVSGLSYGEVSRAVKELSPPKFQDANMKVLALGAEAISGGR, translated from the coding sequence ATGCAGTACGTCATCGTGGGCATCGGCGGTCAAGGTATCCTTTTCGCGAGCAAGGTCCTCGGAAAGGTCGCTCTCGAACGGGGTGAATCGGTCATCGGCAGCGAGGTGCACGGCATGGCCCAGCGGGGCGGGTCGGTGATCAGCCATTTCAAGGTGGGGAATTACCGAAGCCCCCTCGTCATGGCCGGAGAAGCGGATATTCTCCTTGCCTTCGACCAGAATGAGGCGGTCCGGAACCTCCATTTCCTGAAGAAAAAGGGCAGTCTTGTGGTGAACGTCCATGATCGGGGCGCCCTGGAGAACGCCTCTCTCGCCGGGATGATCCGGGACAGGGAAATATCCGTCCATTCGCTGGAGGGATATGCCCTGCTGAAGGAGCACATGGGCGGGAATTTCCTCTTTCTCAACGTGCTTCTCATGGGGGCCATGTGCGGCGCCGGTGTGAGCGGCCTTTCCTACGGAGAGGTCTCCCGGGCCGTGAAGGAGCTTTCTCCTCCCAAGTTCCAGGATGCCAACATGAAGGTCCTGGCCCTCGGGGCGGAGGCCATCAGCGGCGGAAGGTAA